The following nucleotide sequence is from Bactrocera oleae isolate idBacOlea1 chromosome 2, idBacOlea1, whole genome shotgun sequence.
GTACATTTATTTCCGGGGTAAAAAAGcggattagaaaaaaaattatttttccattatGTTTGGCGCTATGTTGACGGTTAAACAGCTTCTATGGAAGACGGTCTGtagaaagtaaataataaaagaaactaCGAACTATTTCACACTTTGAATCCCTATTCAAATCATATTCTGTATATAGAACGGTAACAGTCTCTCTCAACTCCCCGAGCACCTTTTTTCCAAACAAAATTGCCTCAACTTACCAGTGCCTCAATAGTTGGCTTGCCATTCTTCGAGAAACTTCTCATCGAGTAATGCATAACACTTGCATAATCATATGGTACACCATAACTGTATTGCTCCAGCGGAGAACCCTTCTCAAAGTTGACCAACTTGCCATTCTTAACATTATGACTCAGCACCCTTATATAACTATCGCGTTCGGGTCGATTGTGTTCATGTAAGAAGCCGAGTACGTGCATCAATTCATGAATCGATGTGCCAGGCTGACGGAAGCAATAACCAGGCTGCAAATTCAAAACTTGTTTGCCACCCAATCGACCCAAACTCGCCCAACAGCCGGTGCTATCGCCCGTTATTACAACATAATCGCGCTCATTGGTGCGTGGTTTGAAGCGTATGCACGTTTTACTGTGATACTCCTTGAAGGCATTATTAATCACCGCCAATTCTTGCTGACTAAAACGCCCATATATCTCATAGGGTACAACGCCTCTAGGCCAACGTGCGCTATATGCTGTAAGACCATTGcggtatatgatttttttgccaCGCGGTATAAGCAGATCGCCCTCTAGGTAGGGACCGAGTTCTTCTGGATTTAGCATTGCGTCCGCGTCGAGAATGGAGAGCTTCTCACCAGCCGTCTTGTCGGGTTGGCCGAATATGCGTTCACCGAAACGCGTTAGATCAATTAGACCCTGCTTATCGATAAATGCGGTGGTGACATTTTGAACCGGTGTACCTTCCAAGTTTGTAGCGGAAAAAGTTAAAAGCGCTACTGCGTAAAATATCAACATGACTGCGGATGAGCTGATCGTGAGCTTGACTGACATTGCGATTGCTGGCTTGCGCTTTTATACTGGCGGAAGTCAACGAGCGGTTGATAAGAATGGCGCGACCTTTCAAGTGACATTTTACGAAGAACCGTTATAATCATACATTTTCAGGAACATTAAACCACTTCATTAACATGGGAATTACACCAAAAATAATCTATTTTATAGCCTTGGTATTATAAGCAGGAAGAATTTATGCGTCGCCATGCTTTGGACGTTGTTAAGTTGATTTCTTACAACTACAATGTGAGTGTTTACGTGATGTATGTGCTGTCGAATGCGATTTTATTAACACAAAGACATTGAAAACTGCGTGTGAGTAGAGTAAAGCTAGCTTGTTCGAACCGACTTTTTCAAACAGTATTTTAAGAATCTTAGGGTCCGCAGGCTCATGATCATTCATAGATATTAGCTCACCTTAAGCCATCAGTTGCTGACCACAGGCTTGAGGACGCCAAGGGCAATGCAGAAACTTAATTAGTAAGGCTAGCTACAGCTTCTGAGGCAGCCAGACTGTCACTGTAGAAACTTAAGATATtgtctttcattttattttaatgtttaattttggaataaaactttgtacaaatagtgcctttaatgTAGTCTATCTGTCGTCTAAGAGCTTTCGAAATCGAACTACTCAAGTCGGCAGATACTAAATAGGTATGTGGACTTCAGTGTTTATGGTTGaccttatattgaaaatatcggtaaatgtCGGAGTTAACTTAATGGTAGGATAAACCATTGTTTGATGGAGAAAATGTGTAAATCGTTCGACAAATTATTCCCGCACCCATAAAGGGTTTTCGttatatgccgaatatgtcggtcatgccttaaggggttacatggattTTCTCCAGTTAAAAACGGCATATTTTTAatcatttgtttgttttcatataaaaaatgaaataaaactaaacattagacgcaggaaaaacaaaaaaggtaaaaattttatttttggcagatgtttctacaaaaaaaattaaaatttttggtgaaaatttctccacgtttttttttaccaatgtatatatctgtaattgaacaaaaatgaTCCCTCTTCAAGAGCTAGGAAATTATATCTCGAacacctgtgtaaaatttctataagaacggttgagtagttcgcgagaaatcttggcAACCGCCTTTGAGAACACAGtttgagaaaaatgcgtttaaagttttaagtgacctcgagcgcgcaagtTTTCAAGGCTGtctctccaaaactattactcgcattaacttaaaaatttagtacaatattctagagatgttatagaactaaataagacaatacaattttttttgagtCCGTGAAACCTTTAAACAAATTATGATTTTAATATGtgttgccaacacctgaaagtacaATATTTGCCTGCCTTTGATCTTAACAAATTGCAgaaatttaaatagttcgtgtgTTTCTTCTCTTCATCTCGATTTCTTCTAACCACACACTGCGACTGTAAcacaacttttattttatttcaattttgacTTTAATGTTCCAATTAAATTGTCAACATTTATTTAACCACCACTGTACATCCGCCACATCCAACTTGAACACAACAGCAAACAGCAACTTCCTACGCGCGCAATCGATCAATCAACGCTAGCGCAGACACAAACCCACAACTAACTGCCGACTCAAAGTTTGACAGTGCAACCATAAATGAATTTACCAATTGTTTTTGCTCACAAACTTACCTGTTCAACACACGCTCTCACCGTCGTGTTACCTGTATGCCGCGCTCATTTCCACACGCTACCAGCAATGTGCGTACACAATCGGTTTTTCCTTTCCAAGCATGCTGTGATTTCTAGCCGGCTAACCAACTTTACCTGTGCTAACTTTTGCATTTGCTGTTAGCCGCACACTAACTAGCCTACTACTTAGTAGCCTAGCTAAATAGCGGTCAACATTGTTAACAAAGTGAAACTTTATTCGTGTTATCTCGTTTCCGTGTGGCAGAACGTGTACGCCCGATTGTGTTTGCGCGCCGAATGTTGGTAGCCAGTTGGTGTTAGCGGCTGGCTTAGTGCAGCACGACAACCTGTAACTTCAGTTACGTTTTGATTCTCGAACCTGTCGGAAGTTGTGGACAAAAGTGCTCGTAAGTGAATTCGCTGATTAAATTGTGGCGGTTAGTGcgcgtctgtgtgtgtgtgtttgcgtgcGTGCATATGTGTGTTAGTGTAGTGCAGTGTAGCGCGTTAGTGTTGTTGCAATGCCAGTTAGCACACATATTGCAAATGAAATGGCTACATAGCGCTTTGGGCCAGTGCGAATGAAATGGCCATAAACGGAAaggtgtaaatttaataaatggcAAAATGAAAGAATGAAAATTTTCACTACAAGTTTCAATAAGAAAAGTAAATGCATAATTAAATAAGTGTTTGGAAAAAGTAAATACATAATTACtagtattggaaaaataattagaTGGCATAGAAACGTGTTCAGAGATTATTCTAAAGTGTTGAAGAATTATTGGTAACGAAAATTAATGCTTCGCAGCCGGACAGTCCGTCATCGTTAACGAATTCGCAGCCACTTTTGAtgtttttgctgttattgttgttgtgttgtgagGCGAAATAGGTTTTAAGACCAAGTTGAAAAGCaatagtaataacaacaactctGGCGTatgacaaaataaaaacaacaacaataataaaccaGTTTACAGCGCCTgaatgcattgttgttgtatatatgcttacatgtatataaatacatatatatatgtacatatgtatacaaatagatacatatatatacatatgtgcgcaaaacaacaacataagtaaatattgaattttcaactatttattttcgttgccgttcataaattaatttgtgttttagtgcatttttaatttttactcgcTCAATTTTATAACGAGTAGGCTCATTCATCTCTTTAGAAATGTGTGTTCTGTAAGACTGTCTTTTGTGTTATGCTGTCGCAAGCGGGTTTGCGCGTTTAGACAACGCATTGGCAacaaatttaattgtagaaaaagaattaagaaaataataaaaaatataaaagattaacaaatataaacgaaaagttcaaaaaaaaaaaattaagaaaaaatccacaaaaatttaaaataaataaataacgaaagaAGTAAAAGCTATAcaagtaataacaacaacagacaCAACCGTTATCAACGTAGtcaaagtttgaaaaatttacaataataacaacaaagcgcAGCATGCGCTGCAAACCGAGCAACGCAATTGAAGTAATTGGAATGCACGCTGCTGCGAGCAGCGACTTCGACAGCAGCAGCGACCGCACCATGTcgtcaacaacaaaaagcataaCAACAATTACTACGACAACGACAAGGAGGCAAAGGGCAAGTGTCCTGCAACAATGTTGCGCAAAATATGCGACACAGCGCGGTTGTGGTAGCAGCAGCGCGCAGCTGCATTTTCCTCGCGCGGCGGCTGCGAAAGCGCAAACGCAGCGGATGGAGTCCATCTACCGCCTGACAGCATTCTTCACGCCCCGTTGCTTGTTGCTCGCGTTGCTGCTATGTTTCACACACGGTAAGTTTCTGAATAGTGAAATGTTCAAAGGGCATTTGGCATTTAGGCAATTTGAGGAATTCAGAGTAGAGTGGTGTGAAAATATTACTGTGCAGTATTTCCATTGGCCGTTGAAGCTTTTCCGAAACAACATtccattgaaaatataattttttatattcaaggCTTCGCAAAATGTTTTTGAGTGGCGCGTTCGAATATTACTAAGAATTCTTTTATCattctaaatattatttaattcaaataaagttaTTAATTGCGTTATGTCTACAGAAAATAAGGTATGcgtacaattataaaaaaacaaacaagaaaaaacattaacttcggttgcaccgaagctataataccctttacaaatacaaaagatacaTTTggtcgttcagtgtgtatggcagctataagctatagtaactcgatctgaaaaatttcttcgaagattgcatcaaagttttccatacaagcacttgattcctatcgttcagtttgtatagcagctacttgtatgtatgtatgctataatgatccgatctgaacaatttattcaaaaagCAATACtccataccaaattttgtgaagatatctcgtcaaatgaaaatgttttatacAATCATGAAATCGTCGTCGTTTATTTCCTTGTTCCAGCATAAttactgaaaatatcaaatattaaaatatgttaatttagaaattttcctcaatctaatttttttttggttaggaATTTCTGTACGGTTCAAATCAATTTTTAATCTAAGTTCATAGTTAGTGACAAAGTCTATCATTTTTATACCGTATACACACTCAAAGGTTCTATCGCTAACGTTTTTGATATTGGTTAAGAATTTAAATTGAACTCAGAACCTGCTGTGTGCTTACTTATTATACTTCTActatattttagtgaaattattcTCCTTCATGGCTGTCTTCTTATAAGCAAAACCTTACAACTTTTCTTTACAGAAActagaataatttattaatttttgcattCTCAAGAGACTTCCGTACAGATGACAGAACGTTCTTAACAATCAATGATGTTTTTATTCACTTATTAAAAAACTTCATCACAAGTTGCGTCTATTTCAAATTAGTCATGTGATTTTTCAAATATCCTTCATCTATTAAAactcaatataaatttaaaaatatataaaatacagaaTAAGAAGTCATTTGTGGTGTATGTCTTCGCCGATAAATTTCCATGAGAGTATGAGAGGTTAGAACCTGACGAACTCGATCAACGTTTCGGCCTTGTCGAGATATGAATAAAGGGTTGTGAAATTCTATGTTGGCTCCGAAAAAAGTAGGAGCTTTGAATTCTGACATTACCAAGGAGGTATCATCAACATATAGTAGTAAAATACACATAAAAGAACACGAATAAGACGGCTTCGGTATAGTACAAGCTCGTTCTCAtttctatttacatatattacctTTTCGATCTCCCTTCTTAATACGCAGAACAATGAGAAAATCGCTTTTCGAGATATGCATCCAATTTCGTATGCTTTGTGAAGAATTCTTCGCCACGCCAAATGTCATTGCATACTTGCATTGATGGTTTTGTTTCATCCTTTTGCTTtggatttctttatttttcttttttgacttGCTACCGCAGGTACATAaatctgtatatacaagtatatagatatgcgcataaataagtatatatttacaaattaatggATACAGGTGTATGTGTTCAATTGCAAACAATCGTAAGCTAGACTCGACTTGACGTGAGATCGTGTCTAGAAGTGGAACGTTCAGCGCTGCTGTCAAAGTGAAAGTGTTGTATTACCAAATGGTCTGCACGACGTGTAGGAATTTCTCTCGATTGGCGGGTTTTAtgtcttttttattttgcacgATCGACAACAAGTGAGGAAGAAGATCGACGTACAGATGCTGGTACTAACATATATGCAAGCATGTG
It contains:
- the LOC106614299 gene encoding zinc metalloproteinase nas-1; its protein translation is MSVKLTISSSAVMLIFYAVALLTFSATNLEGTPVQNVTTAFIDKQGLIDLTRFGERIFGQPDKTAGEKLSILDADAMLNPEELGPYLEGDLLIPRGKKIIYRNGLTAYSARWPRGVVPYEIYGRFSQQELAVINNAFKEYHSKTCIRFKPRTNERDYVVITGDSTGCWASLGRLGGKQVLNLQPGYCFRQPGTSIHELMHVLGFLHEHNRPERDSYIRVLSHNVKNGKLVNFEKGSPLEQYSYGVPYDYASVMHYSMRSFSKNGKPTIEALKQTSDSSLMGQRNGFSKGDITKLNAMYKCRPQ